A region of the Actinomycetota bacterium genome:
CGCCTACCGGGACTGGGACCGGGTCGGCCGTTACGAGCGACCCGCGGCGTGGCTGCGGACGGTCGCCGCGAACCTCGCCGCGTCACGGTTCCGACGGCTGGGGGCCGAGGCCCGGGCGATGCTGCGGCTGCGCGGCATGCGTCACGACGTCGCCAGCGTCCCGTCGGCGCACGACGACGTGGTGTGGGCCGAGATGCGCCGCCTCCCCAACCGCCAGGCCGAGGCACTGATCCTGCACTACGTCCACGACCTGCCGGTCGCGGAACTTGCGGCTGCCATGAGCTGTGCAGAGGGCACCGCCAAGGCGCACCTGCACCGGGGACGTCGGGCGTTGGCCCGCCGGCTGGGAGTGCCGCTGACCAGCCCCGAGGAGGGTGCGCCATGAACCTCGACGAGCGCATGCGCCGAGCGACCACCGCGCTGCTGGAGCAGGTCGACGCGGTCGACGGCGACCGGCTGTACGCCCGCATCACCACCCGGCCGAGACGCCGGTGGGGGCTGGCGGCCGTCGCGGCAGCGACCGCCGCGGCCACGGTCGCGGCGGTCGTGGTCGTGCCCCGGCTGGTCGACCGGGGGGTGATCATCGACCAGCCGCCGTTCGCCGACACGAGCCCGTCCCCGGGCGGGGACGGTGCGGGGGTGCCGACGGGGACCTGGCGGCGGGTCCCCGACCCCCAGGGGCTGTTCGGCGGTCCCGGCGAGCAGGTGATCACGGGACTCGCGGTGGCCAACGGGGTCGCGGTCGCGGTGGGGGGCGACGGCGAGCACGGCGACCAGGCC
Encoded here:
- a CDS encoding sigma-70 family RNA polymerase sigma factor, which translates into the protein MATAGAAGRRRTAGATGDVAEETHESSFRRFYDAEFRSTYALLLARTGDRWVAEELLQEAFTRAYRDWDRVGRYERPAAWLRTVAANLAASRFRRLGAEARAMLRLRGMRHDVASVPSAHDDVVWAEMRRLPNRQAEALILHYVHDLPVAELAAAMSCAEGTAKAHLHRGRRALARRLGVPLTSPEEGAP